A DNA window from Aspergillus nidulans FGSC A4 chromosome I contains the following coding sequences:
- a CDS encoding dodecenoyl-CoA isomerase (transcript_id=CADANIAT00007373), whose protein sequence is MRINIDTGAEIHVIVLQPCPDRLKQVPVNVIRITLSLGSSGQAPANNGSPQISNNFGSRVTDRHSISTFKQHIDTLSLGKESTKDKMVSEQDITVTYKDRIAIITLNQPKKLNALSGDHYYLLGERLREVDKRDDITITVITGTGRFFSAGADVTSARPGAGLGTNVRRELVRNFVVNNIDITHTFSHHSKILVAALNGPAVGLSAALVALADFVYAAPHTFILTPFSSLGLVAEGGASTAFVERLGIAKANEALIQSKRITCEELVSAGFVNKVISAPSGKPEDSDGFLKKVLEEVEDRMGAHLSQSSLLRIKELIRRPGRELMDRQNTIEAFQGLERFLAGIPQEEFRKLATGEKRHKL, encoded by the exons atgCGCATAAATATAGATACTGGGGCGGAAATACACGTGATTGTGCTTCAACCATGCCCTGATCGCCTGAAGCAGGTGCCAGTTAACGTAATCCGCATCACCCTCAGCCTCGGTTCGTCGGGCCAGGCCCCCGCAAACAACGGCTCACCTCAAATCTCCAACAACTTCGGCAGTCG CGTTACCGATCGTCATTCAATATCTACCTTCAAGCAACATATAGATACCCTTTCCCTTGGTAAAGAGAGCACTAAAGACAAGATGGTCTCAGAACAAGACATCACCGTCACATACAAAGACCGAATCGCGATAATCACGCTCAATCAACCaaagaagctcaatgctCTGAGTGGAGACCACTACTACCTCCTCGGGGAGCGGCTCCGCGAGGTTGACAAGCGCGATGACATTACCATCACTGTCATCACTGGCACCGGGCGTTTCTTCTCTGC AGGCGCAGACGTAACCTCCGCCCGCCCCGGCGCTGGTCTTGGCACAAACGTGCGCCGTGAACTCGTCCGCAACTTCGTCGTCAACAACATCGACATTACGCACACTTTCTCCCACCACTCCAAGATCCTGGTCGCAGCTCTGAACGGCCCCGCCGTAGGCCTCTCAGCCGCCCTGGTTGCCCTCGCAGACTTCGTCTACGCCGCGCCCCACACCTTCATCCTAACGCCTTTCTCGTCACTTGGTCTTGTCGCCGAGGGTGGTGCTTCCACAGCGTTTGTCGAGCGCCTCGGAATTGCGAAGGCCAACGAAGCGCTTATCCAGAGCAAGCGAATCACGTGTGAAGAGCTTGTGAGCGCTGGTTTCGTGAATAAGGTTATATCCGCGCCAAGCGGGAAGCCCGAGGATTCGGAtggcttcttgaagaaggtgttggaagaggttgaggataGGATGGGCGCGCATTTGAGCCAGAGCTCGTTGTTAAGAATCAAGGAATTGATTCGGCGGCCAGGCAGAGAGCTTATGGATCGACAAAATACGATCGAGGCGTTCCAAGGCCTGGAGAGGTTTTTGGCGGGGATTCCGCAGGAGGAGTTTAGGAAGTTGGCGACTGGCGAGAAGAGGCATAAGCTTTAG
- a CDS encoding uncharacterized protein (transcript_id=CADANIAT00007375) → MASDGPDPQSLKTWEDAFQYSIPTVRRLEQELRRDVASNKEKLRALVGTRYRELVGTAETIVAMSRNMEEVDTTLGDIGRRCNPRLVGKKYTHLNRMENNKTTAQDATKRALGAQLALLHRCSVLISKMLRKRGSPLLIAKLLVISRLLHKCLSEQKSVPPFLETLRNQLASLRRGLRSRINKLLASAKSTIDEVIEALAAYCLSTSSSSDDAVAYYHKVRLDVIGNQLDNAKPSGENILAALRLYIQTLQFSKTLLSRRFTDVLGKLKSRSLFTDPDIRNIDELSLDVLGRWVATDIFNFTPWIKLNEQSKQDADRAIKKWSKGAFEEFVRRSQDSLKTWADFSQLIQLRKETLGLWLCSWSSTTTHSTLQVLEGIRTVFNSRLKDILLDKAKDLGTFGQAVASALSGWDGDHGKTQSLWDHELLSLDYTNGAAAFREAITDKLLGRDAEISSATKEYQMWLSTIRTLREAVDALREVRWPDILEEAADEDLDLDVTAILNEDDSQLLRNALEAAVRQSFDALQGSFADSHKNIGDSGRGEKAAFMLKLVRLVRRDLPHEFIPKDTEFFKDIIPGLQEILAAEVIADTRPLSFASSVNPQTMTPAGRLLWEGDPELPVQPSPATFKFMRRILESMGRHGHGLWDMSTVCVFQRALQKDVARRITAYLDDIDSPADWAKPEDEKETPVQNGNSRSVAPTEAQLHDIKLQLYFDTIFLNSAMVDKATQQSSLQEVAEKLRNSFGSDAGSISETMDQRAQEYWHRTRLLFGLLAADAAQL, encoded by the exons ATGGCATCTGACGGTCCCGATCCACAGAGCCTCAAGACCTGGGAAGATGCATTTCAATACTCAATTCCCACCGTGCGCCGTCTGGAGCAAGAGCTCCGCCGCGACGTTGCGAGCAATAAGGAGAAGCTCCGGGCTCTTGTTGG TACCAGATATCGAGAGCTTGTCGGGACGGCCGAGACAATTGTGGCCATGAGCCGCAACATGGAAGAAGTGGATACGACCCTGGGCGATATTGGACGACGATGCAATCCGCGTCTGGTGGGTAAGAAGTATACACATCTGAATCGGATggaaaataataaaacgacGGCTCAAG ATGCGACTAAACGCGCTCTTGGAGCTCAGCTGGCGCTACTTCATCGGTGCTCGGTGCTGATATCGAAAATGTTGAGGAAGCGAGGATCGCCGCTTCTGATAGCGAAACTGCTGGTTATTTCTCGCCTTCTGCACAAGTGCCTTTCTGAGCAGAAGTCTGTGCCACCGTTCCTGGAGACTCTGCGCAACCAGCTTGCTTCTCTCAGGCGCGGTCTCCGGAGCCGGATCAATAAACTCTTGGCTAGTGCCAAGTCCACCATTGACGAGGTAATTGAAGCTCTCGCCGCATACTGCTTATCTACGAGCTCCTCGTCAGACGATGCTGTTGCCTACTATCACAAGGTCCGCTTAGACGTGATTGGGAACCAGCTGGATAATGCCAAACCTTCAGGCGAGAACATCTTGGCTGCCTTACGTCTTTATATCCAAACCCTGCAGTTCTCAAAAACCTTGCTTTCCCGCCGTTTTACGGACGTGCTGGGTAAACTGAAATCTCGATCTTTGTTTACCGATCCCGACATCCGCAATATCGACGAGCTCTCACTGGATGTGTTGGGCCGCTGGGTGGCTACAGACATTTTCAACTTTACTCCATGGATCAAGCTGAATGAGCAATCCAAGCAAGATGCAGACAGAGCAATCAAGAAGTGGTCGAAGGGTGCTTTTGAGGAGTTTGTGCGCCGCAGTCAGGACAGTCTCAAGACTTGGGCGGATTTCTCACAGCTGATTCAACTTCGCAAAGAAACGTtggggctctggctttgctCCTGGAGCTCAACGACTACCCATTCTACCTTGCAAGTTTTGGAAGGCATTCGAACCGTTTTTAACAGCCGCCTCAAGGACATACTATTGGATAAAGCCAAGGATCTAGGTACATTTGGCCAAGCTGTTGCGTCCGCACTTTCAGGTTGGGATGGAGATCATGGTAAAACTCAGTCCCTGTGGGACCACGAACTGCTCTCCCTTGACTATACCAATGGCGCAGCTGCTTTCAGAGAAGCCATCACGGATAAACTACTTGGTCGAGATGCAGAAATTTCTAGTGCAACAAAGGAGTACCAAATGTGGCTTTCCACAATCCGCACACTCAgggaagctgttgatgctCTACGGGAAGTTCGATGGCCTGACATACTTGAAGAGGCTGCGGATGAAGATCTCGACTTAGACGTCACAGCGATATTAAACGAGGATGATAGCCAGCTGTTAAGGAATGCACTTGAAGCGGCTGTTCGACAGTCTTTCGATGCTCTCCAGGGTTCATTCGCCGACTCCCATAAGAATATTGGGGATtcgggaagaggagagaaagcgGCGTTCATGCTGAAACTTGTTCGACTCGTTCGGAGAGACCTTCCACATGAATTCATTCCGAAAGATACAGAATTTTTCAAAGACATCATCCCTGGACTGCAAGAAATACTTGCGGCGGAGGTTATTGCTGATACCCGGCCGTTGTCATTTGCATCCTCTGTGAACCCCCAAACCATGACCCCTGCTGGGAGATTGCTTTGGGAAGGCGATCCTGAGCTTCCTGTTCAGCCATCGCCTGCTACCTTCAAATTTATGCGCAGGATACTGGAGTCTATGGGCCGGCATGGCCATGGGCTCTGGGATATGTCGACCGTCTGTGTTTTTCAACGTGCTCTACAGAAAGACGTGGCACGGCGAATTACCGCGTATCTGGACGATATAGACTCTCCAGCGGATTGGGCTAAGCCGGAGGACGAAAAAGAAACACCGGTCCAGAACGGAAACAGCCGATCTGTCGCACCGACCGAAGCACAACTCCATGATATCAAGTTACAGCTTTACTTCGATACTATCTTCCTGAACAGTGCGATGGTCGACAAAGCCACGCAGCAAAGTTCATTGCAGGAGGTCGCCGAGAAGCTTCGAAACAGCTTTGGCTCAGATGCGGGATCAATTAGCGAGACCATGGATCAGAGGGCACAGGAGTATTGGCACCGAACACGGCTACTGTTCGGATTATTAGCGGCTGACGCTGCTCAATTGTAG
- a CDS encoding uncharacterized protein (transcript_id=CADANIAT00007371), producing the protein MSSILRRLQGGNLEVFKFGMYVLFPIGWMYYFGTNLDERFSVPGFWPTAEQSHKIPLEKEEIDQELARMRRVDALKRERRERQLAMQQELEAQSQALAQAQAQSQNQSVSE; encoded by the exons ATGTCTTCGATTCTCCGTCGCCTCCAAGGAGGAAACCTGGAAGTATTCAAG TTCGGCATGTACGTTCTCTTTCCCATCGGCTGGATGTACTACTTCGGCACGAATCTCGACGAGCGCTTCAGTGTCCCCGGGTTCTGGCCAACAGCCGAACAATCGCACAAGATTCCgctggagaaggaagaaattGACCAGGAACTGGCGCGCATGCGGAGGGTTGATGCCTTGAAGAGGGAGCGGCGGGAGCGGCAGTTGGCCATGCAGCAGGAACTAGAGGCCCAATCTCAAGCcttggcgcaggcgcaggcgcaaaGTCAAAATCAGTCGGTGTCGGAGTGA
- the cdc123 gene encoding cell proliferation protein CDC123 (transcript_id=CADANIAT00007372), translating into MPLIESDATGSPTDQLQRLPFPPVTYSHILHCSYDYWQPKYRALTPKSRIIPLTSSFVSYLHADGIVLPPENTPPTNDDDDFSDDPDAEEEADPSKDWPEVHAQIKSAIAELDGKVTPKLNWSAPKDATWMAATNDLQCRTPNDIYLLLKSSDFITHDLEHPFDDCVPDTSYSPAPISTPPEVKYNLVLRKYVNFNPSLEFRCFVRNRILLCICQRDQNHFDFLFELRDTLRSRIQSFFDEKLKDSFPDSSFVFDVYIPAPHQRVWLIDINPWAERTDPLLFSWLEILRMKDPIGIQEEDDSAEEQFVRLSLNGHSNGDQKPESESESEEEVEKAEDDAPLLPEFRLVKRDDPEAYSFTTPQYSAHKLPKEVVDASMTGPGGMSEFLGQWQDILSRQGQESDTESDN; encoded by the exons ATGCCTCTTATCGAATCTGATGCGACTGGCTCCCCCACGGACCAGCTGCAAAGACTGCCTTTCCCTCCGGTCACTTACTCGCATATCCTACATTGTTCCTACGACTATTGGCAACCAAA ATATCGTGCGCTTACTCCGAAATCTCGAATAATTCCCCTAACATCGTCCTTCGTTTCATACCTCCACGCCGATGGAATCGTCCTACCACCGGAGAATACCCCGCCGACcaacgatgacgatgacttCTCAGACGATCCCGacgcggaggaagaagctgacCCCTCAAAAGACTGGCCGGAAGTTCACGCGCAGATCAAATCCGCAATTGCCGAACTCGACGGCAAAGTCACGCCCAAGTTAAATTGGAGCGCACCCAAAGACGCCACTTGGATGGCCGCAACGAACGACCTCCAATGCCGCACGCCCAACGACATTTACCTCTTGCTCAAAAGCAGCGATTTCATCACGCACGACCTTGAACACCCATTTGATGATTGTGTTCCGGATACCTCGTACTCGCCTGCCCCCATCTCTACCCCGCCTGAGGTAAAATATAATCTTGTCCTCCGCAAATACGTCAACTTCAACCCCTCTCTAGAATTCCGGTGTTTCGTGCGCAATAGAATTCTACTATGTATCTGCCAGCGCGACCAGAACCACTTCGATTTCCTCTTCGAGCTGCGCGATACGCTTCGCTCTCGTATCCAGTCCTTCTTCgatgagaagctcaaggactCCTTCCCAGACTCGAGCTTTGTCTTTGACGTCTACATTCCAGCACCGCATCAGCGTGTCTGGCTTATCGACATCAATCCTTGGGCTGAACGTACAGATCCGCTTTTGTTTAGCTGGCTGGAGATCTTACGCATGAAAGACCCGATCGgaattcaagaagaggatgacagCGCGGAGGAACAATTTGTTCGACTCTCTCTAAACGGGCATAGCAACGGTGACCAGAAACCtgagtctgagtctgaatctgaggaagaagtcgagaAGGCAGAAGACGACGCCCCGTTGCTCCCTGAATTCCGACTGGTCAAGCGCGATGACCCAGAGGCATACTCATTCACGACGCCCCAGTACTCTGCGCATAAACTACCTAAGGAAGTTGTTGACGCCTCAATGACTGGGCCCGGGGGGATGAGCGAGTTTCTAGGCCAGTGGCAGGACATTCTTAGTCGGCAGGGGCAGGAGTCGGATACGGAGAGTGACAACTAG
- a CDS encoding importin-alpha export receptor (transcript_id=CADANIAT00007369) has protein sequence MADLQSIAQLLAASSDRTQTKQAEAALRQQESNPNFPISLLQITASDSYPLGTRLSSAILFKNVIRRNWTDEDGNYKLPLEVVGTLKQELINLMISVPQVLQTQLGEAVSVIADSDFWERWDTLVNDLVSKLQPDNPSVNIGVLQVAHSIFKRWRPLFRSDDLYIEINHVLERFGTPFLTLFQGLDTYLETNKSNKDQLTQGFTQLNLMVKLVYDLSCHDLPPMFEENMSGLAQILLKYLTYDNQLLHTDDDAESGQLEYVRAGIFEVLTLYVQKYGDEFQPYIQQFVESSWNFLTTIGQETKYDILVSRALKFLTSIAGMPQHAQIFQAESTLAQVIEKVVLPNVSLRESDEELFEDEPIEFIRRDLEGSDSDTRRRAATDFLKQLNANFEASVTKAVLQYIEHYLNEYGKSPQLNWKAKDTATYLFIAIAAKGVATATHGVTTTNSLISITDFFQKNLAADLVSGDGVHPILKVDAIKYLYLFRSLITKEQWQEVFPLLVNHLGSSNFVVYTYAAIAVERVLYFTDNQGQPIVSPDTIRPLAKDLLEHIFSLIQKNPAPEKVQENEFIMKCAMRVLIVIKEGVVPITDNVLAHLINITQIISGNPSNPRFYYYHFETLGAFIRFAAPSNPDKLEQALYPPFSAVLQADIAEFVPYIFQLFAALLEANPSGTLPTYYHGLIAPILAPQVWESKGNIPALVRLLSSIIARGSQHILENNQLINTLGIFQKLLSSKTNEGYGFDLLEAVIEHFPSAALEPFFKDIMQIILTRLQNHKTESLTLRFVRFYHFMCANDAKGYSADFVIQVIDKVQEGLYVQLYLNIILPESQKLARPMDRKTAVISFTKTLANSEAFAVKYKKGWGFTCEALLKLLELPPLPASKDDIIAEHDVEDMAFGVGFTALVTIRPQARDPWPDTGADLKLWVGKYLKEADQRHGGKISGFVQERLGEQAKAMLSSYIA, from the exons ATGGCGGATCTTCAGTCTATCGCCCAGCTCCTCGCAGCGAGCAGTGACCGCACGCAAACGAAACAAG CCGAGGCCGctcttcgtcaacaagagAGTAACCCAAACTTTCCCATATCGCTCCTTCAGATCACCGCCTCCGATTCTTATCCTTTAGGGACTCGCCTGTCTAGTGCGATTCTCTTCAAGAACGTTATTCGACGGAACTGGACCGATGAGGATGGAAACTATAAGCTCCCACTCGAGGTAGTGGGTACGCTGAAACAAGAGCTCATCAACCTGATGATCTCTGTGCCACAGGTGCTACAAACGCAATTGGGAGAAGCTGTTAGTGTAATTGCGGATAGTGATTTCTGGGAACGATGGGATACGCTTGTCAAT GACCTTGTTTCCAAACTCCAACCCGATAACCCTTCTGTCAACATCGGCGTCCTGCAGGTCGCGCATTCGATTTTCAAGAGATGGAGGCCTCTATTTCGGTCGGATGACCTTTACATAGAGATTAACCACGTTCTAGAGAGATTCGGCACTCCTTTCTTGACGCTCTTCCAG GGGCTCGATACTTATCTCGAAACGAATAAGTCGAATAAAGATCAACTCACTCAGGGGTTTACGCAACTAAATTTGATGGTTAAGCTGGTTTACGATCTTTCTTGCCATGATCTCCCGCCGATGTTCGAGGAAAACATGAGCGGATTAGCGCAAATCCTGCTCAAATATCTCACATATGACAATCAATTGCTTCATACAGACGACGATGCCGAGTCTGGACAACTAGAGTATGTCCGAGCGGGGATATTCGAGGTCCTAACACTTTATGTGCAAAAGTATGGAGATGAGTTCCAGCCATACATACAGCAATTTGTGGAAAGCTCTTGGAACTTCCTTACTACAATCGGACAAGAAACAAAATACGACATTCTCGTTAGCCGGGCCCTGAAGTTCTTGACTTCAATCGCCGGCATGCCTCAACATGCACAGATTTTCCAAGCAGAAAGCACCCTCGCTCAGGTTATTGAGAAGGTTGTCTTGCCGAACGTCAGCCTTCGTGAATCAGATGAGGAACTTTTCGAGGACGAACCGATTGAGTTTATCCGGCGAGATCTCGAGGGTTCAGACAGTGACACGAGGCGACGAGCTGCTACGGATTTCttgaagcaattgaatgCGAACTTCGAGGCATCGGTTACGAAGGCAGTTTTGCAATACATTGAACACTACCTAAACGAGTACGGGAAATCACCACAATTGAACTGGAAAGCCAAGGATACCGCAACTTATCTTTTTATCGCGATTGCAGCGAAGGGGGTTGCAACTGCCACACACGGAGTAACGACCACTAACAGCCTTATCAGCATTACTGATTTTTTCCAAAAGAACCTCGCTGCTGACTTGgtttctggagatggtgtgCATCCGATTCTCAAGGTTGATGCTATCAAGTATCTTTACCTCTTCCGCAGTCTTATCACCAAGGAGCAATGGCAGGAAGTGTTTCCCTTATTGGTGAACCACCTTGGCTCTTCTAACTTTGTCGTATACACCTACGCAGCCATTGCGGTTGAACGGGTGCTATATTTCACCGACAACCAAGGACAGCCCATCGTTTCCCCGGACACAATCAGACCTCTAGCCAAGGACCTATTGGAGCATATTTTCTCTTTGATCCAGAAGAACCCTGCTCCTGAGAAAGTGCAGGAAAATGAGTTCATTATGAAATGTGCTATGAGGGTTCTGATTGTAATCAAGGAGGGTGTAGTCCCCATTACAGACAATGTGCTGGCACATTTGATCAACATTACTCAAATAATAAGCGGCAATCCAAGCAACCCGAGGTTCTACTACTATCACTTTGAGACATTGGGTGCCTTTATTCG GTTCGCTGCTCCCTCGAATCCCGACAAGCTTGAGCAGGCTCTCTACCCTCCATTCTCTGCCGTTCTCCAGGCGGATATAGCAG AATTCGTTCCCTACATCTTTCAGCTTTTTGCTGCCCTCTTAGAGGCTAATCCCTCAGGTACTTTGCCAACCTATTACCACGGGCTCATTGCTCCCATTCTGGCACCTCAGGTGTGGGAATCAAAGGGCAATATCCCCGCGCTTGTGCGACTCCTATCGTCCATCATTGCTCGGGGCTCGCAGCATATTCTAGAGAACAATCAACTTATCAACACGCTTGGTATTTTCCAAAAGTTGCTTTCGTCCAAAACGAACGAAGGATACGGATTCGATCTTCTGGAGGCTGTGATTGAGCACTTTCCTTC GGCGGCACTGGAACcgttcttcaaggatatcatgCAAATCATCCTCACTCGCCTTCAGAATCACAAGACCGAGAGTCTTACTCTCCGATTCGTGCGGTTTTACCACTTCATGTGCGCGAATGACGCCAAGGGATATAGCGCCGATTTTGTTATCCAAGTCATTGATAAAGTACAGGAAGG TCTATATGTTCAGCTATACCTGAACATCATTCTACCGGAATCACAAAAGCTCGCGCGCCCGATGGACCGCAAGACCGCAGTGATATCATTTACCAAAACACTGGCAAATTCCGAAGCATTTGCAGTCAAGTATAAGAAGGGATGGGGTTTCACGTGCGAagctcttctcaagcttCTGGAGCTTCCGCCTTTGCCGGCTAGCAAGGACGACATCATTGCCGAGCATGACGTTGAAGACATGGCGTTCGGTGTCGGATTCACAGCTCTTGTCACGATACGGCCCCAGGCCAGGGATCCTTGGCCCGACACCGGAGCCGACCTAAAGCTCTGGGTTGGAAAATACCTAAAGGAGGCGGACCAGAGACATGGGGGGAAAATCTCAGGATTTGTTCAAGAGCGGTTAGGGGAGCAAGCCAAGGCGATGCTCAGCAGTTATATTGCGTGA
- a CDS encoding serine palmitoyltransferase small subunit family protein (transcript_id=CADANIAT00007370) — MTVFWIPAAFIRWVRLKIYQYEVTFAVYMLTPTEKFIFNSILLTLISMILTAAYVYLPDHLRTIYGHLYYYWVGERPIVSSGMAALSTAFRDGGTQTIEMMYETVQNTAATAAATVPEL; from the exons ATGACTGTCTTCTGGATACCTGCTGCGTTCATCCGCTGGGTTCGACTTAAGATCTATCAGTATGAGGTGACATTCGCTGTATATATGCTTACCCCTACGGAGAAATTCATTTTCA ACTctatcctcctcaccctcatctCTATGATCCTTACCGCGGCCTACGTCTACCTGCCCGACCATCTTCGGACAATATACGGCCACCTCTATTACTACTGGGTCGGTGAGAGACCAATTGTCTCGTCCGGAATGGCGGCATTAAGCACGGCCTTTCGCGATGGTGGTACCCAGACCATAGAGATGATGTACGAGACGGTCCAGAATACTGCTGCAacggcagcagcaacggTACCGGAGTTGTAA
- a CDS encoding uncharacterized protein (transcript_id=CADANIAT00007374) has product MDPYRGPAPKGHIPASQRIPAIARPFVSARALKTLDAVEKFVEEECIPADAVYNQALGETTQERFSAHPQIMEDLKTKAKQLGLWNMFLPKNHFSEGAGYSNLEYGLMAEYLGRSLTASEATNCAAPDTGNMEVFAKYGTEEQKKKWLRPLLDGEIRSGFLMTEPQVASSDATNIELNMKKDGDYFILNGQVGLLCSIFRTGYSNGRLQKWWASGVGDLRTKVFLVMGKSDPANPNKYKQQTVIAVPSDTPGITIKRMLSVLGYDDAPHGHGHVFFDNVRVHKSNVILGEGRGFEVVQGRLGPGRIHHAMRSVGAAEKALEYFLARVNDPRKRPFGKQLSEHGIMLERIARSRIEIDAARLAVLNAAIMIDQGDAKHALKEIAEVKVQVPRMLQEIIDRAIQAYGAGGVSQDTPLANMSSGARTMRIVDGPDEVHMLQLGRNENKRGKALLGKIEAQKQKTQALLKQYNMQERDILQLDRRSGTSAKL; this is encoded by the exons ATGGACCCCTACCGGGGTCCAG CCCCGAAGGGGCACATCCCAGCGTCGCAACGAATCCCAGCCATTGCACGACCTTTTGTCTCCGCGCGCGCCCTCAAAACGCTCGATGCAGTTGAAAAGTTCGTCGAAGAAGAATGTATTCCCGCCGACGCCGTCTATAACCAAGCGCTCGGTGAGACGACGCAGGAGCGCTTCTCAGCCCACCCGCAAATCATGGAAGACCTGAAAACGAAGGCGAAACAGTTGGGTCTCTGGAATATGTTTCTGCCAAAAAACCACTTCAGTGAGGGCGCGGGGTACAGTAATCTGGAATATGGGCTCATGGCAGAGTATCTCGGGCGAAGCTTGACGGCGAGCGAGGCGACAAACTGCGCGGCGCCGGATACGGGGAATATGGAGGTTTTTGCGAAATATGGCACggaggaacagaagaagaaatggttGAGGCCATTGTTGGATGGGGAGATCCGGTCAGGGTTCTTGATGACGGAGCCGCAAGTTGCGAGTAGCGATGCTACGAACATTGAGCTGAATATGAAGAAGGACGGGGACTACTTTATTCTCAATGGACAGGTTGGGCTCCTTTGCTCTATTTTTCGCACAGGTTATTCTAACGGGAGACTTCAGAAATGGTGGGCCAGCGGCGTTGGCGATTTGCGAACAAAAGTCTTTCTCGTCATGGGCAAATCAGACCCGGCGAACCCGAACAAATACAAGCAACAGACCGTGATCGCGGTGCCATCTGATACTCCGGGAATTACGATCAAGCGTATGCTGTCCGTATTGGGCTATGACGATGCTCCTCACGGCCACGGACATGTGTTCTTTGACAATGTGCGGGTGCATAAGAGCAACGTCATTCTAGGCGAAGGTCGCGGTTTCGAGGTGGTCCAAGGCCGTCTCGGCCCTGGTCGAATCCACCACGCAATGAGATCAGTAGGAGCG GCAGAAAAGGCCCTCGAATATTTTCTCGCGCGGGTAAATGACCCTCGCAAGAGGCCTTTTGGTAAGCAGCTAAGCGAGCACGGAATTATGCTGGAGCGTATTGCCAGGTCGCGCATCGAGATCGACGCTGCCCGTCTTGCAGTACTCAATGCTGCCATCATGATTGACCAGGGAGATGCCAAACACGCTCTCAAGGAGATTGCTGAAGTCAAGGTGCAAGTTCCTCGGATGTTGCAGGAGATTATAGACCGTGCGATACAGGCATATGGCGCCGGTGGCGTGTCGCAGGACACACCATTGGCTAACATGAGCTCAGGAGCTCGAACAATGAGAATTGTCGACGGCCCTGACGAGGTGCATATGCTGCAGCTGGGTCGCAATGAAAACAAGCGAGGCAAGGCTCTCCTGGGCAAAATCGAGGCCCAGAAACAGAAAACGCAAGCCCTGCTCAAGCAATACAATATGCAGGAACGGGATATACTGCAGCTTGACCGGCGTAGCGGGACCTCGGCAAAGTTATAA